Below is a window of Thermoanaerobaculia bacterium DNA.
TGCTCGAGATCGCCCGCTGGCACGCCGCCCGGTTCGCCGCGGCGCACTGACGCCGCGCCGGCGCGCGCCGGCAACTCCCGCCCGAAGGTCAGCGAGCCGCCGGCGGCCCACCGAGCGCTTCGACGTTGCTCCGGTCCCCCAGGAGCTCCCAGCGCTGGAGCGCGAGCGGAACGTTTCCGTTCCTCCAGACGAAGTCGTGGAAGGACCGCAGGTTGAACCGCTCCCCCTGCGCCCGCCGCGCGTCGGCGAGGAGGCGCAGGATGTCGAGCTTGCCGATCTGGTAGCCGATCGCGAATCCCGGTGTCGCGGCGAACGATGCCGCCTCGCTCCGCGCGGTGGCGGCATCGACGGGCACCCGCGTCCGCAGGTAATCGGCGGCCTCGTCGATCGTGAAGCTCCCGAGGGCGAGCCGCACGTCGACCTCGACGCGGAGAGCCCGGAGGCGCATGTAGTTGGCGATCATCTCCCGCGATTTCGGGCTGTCGTCGAAAAGCCCCATCTCGAGCATCATCTCTTCGGCGTAGAAGCCGATGCCCTCGTTGACGCCGGAGTCGTACCAGAACCGGCGCACCGGGTCGGGATGAGAGCGCGAGAGCCAGAGCTGGAATGCATGTCCGGGAAGGCCCTCGTGGACCATGTCGGCGCGCGGCTCGCGCGCCATCGAGAGCGCGAAGTAGCCGAGCGCGGGCGACGGGGGAGGGATGTACCGCGTGGACTCTTCGGAGAGGCGGGACGCGAACGGGAAGTCGGTCCCTTCGCCGAAATCGGCAAGGGGAGCGAGCCATTCGGGTATCGGCAGGTATCGGTAGCGGGGGGCGTCGGGCGGAACCGTGAGGATGCCTCGGGAGCCGAGGTACTCGCGGATCGCGCGCTCGTCGCGATCGGCGCGGGCGATCTGTTCCGCCTGGTCGCGGAAGATCGGGAGTTCCGGGAGGTCGCGATGACGCTGCCGTTCGTACTCCTCGAAAGCGACGGCGCGAGCGTCTTCCTGCCGTCCCATCGCGAGGACCTCCTCGGGGGAATGGGGAATGAGCGCGACGTCGCGGAGGAATCGGGCATACGCGGCTCGGCCGATCGCGACGTTCTCGGGAAGTCTCTCGACCCGTGTGCGCAGCCATTCCCGGTAATCGTCGAGGGCCGCGACGGCTCGATCGACCGTTTCCGGCAGCGCGGCCGCCGACGCGGCGTCGAGACGGGGCGCCAGCGCCTTCGAGCTCTGTCGCAGCCTGCCCCCGATTCCCTGCAGGTCGTCGATCGCCAGGCGCGCGAAGGGCGCGCGGGCGTCGTCGAGGTTCTCGCGGGCGGCGGTCAGTGTCGCCGGGATCGATCGAAGGCGGGCGATGACCTCCCGCCCGCGAACGGTCGGGAGGGTTGCGGGCGGCACGATCGCGTCCACGTAAGCGGCGACGGTCTGGTCGACGTAGAACTCGGGGTTCCGACGCCATGAAGGATTCTCCTCGAGCTCCCACCGGACGCGCGCGAGGGCCGAACCGATCAGCCGGTAATCGACCTGCCGGGGGATCGGCGCCTTCGGGTCGGCTAGAGCCGTCCACCGGTGTTCGAAGGCGGCGAGCGCCCGCCGCCGTTCCTCGATCGATCGCGGGGACCAGTCGGGCGTCCATCCGGCCGGACGGTCGATCCTCGGCACGTCGTCCCGCGTGATCGGCTGCGTTGCGGCGCGCCAGGTCCAGAAGTCGCGCGCGAGCGCGTCGAGGTCGTCGGCGCGAGCGACCGAGAGGACGAGCAGGGCTCCGGCGAGCGAAAGAATCAAATGCATTTCATCGGCCGTCGTTTCGATGCGGATGATATGCGAGAGCGTTCGTGTATTGTTCAGGAACCCAGGGGCGCCCGCCGCAGGCCTCTCAGGCCTCCGGAGATCCCTCGCGTTTTCCGGCGATCATCACGTAGTCGGTGAAGACGACCTCGCCGCCCACGAGCTCCGGCGAATAGACCGACTCGAACCGCCGCACCGCTTCCGACTCGCCGTGGCGGGCCTGCGCGGCTTCGTCCTCGAAGATGAAGAGGTGGATGAACTTCGTGGGATCGTCCTTCTGCTGCCAGGCGAGATACATCCGGCTTCCCGGCTCGTTCGCTTTCACGAACTCCACGAACTCGCGGATCGCTTTCTCGACCTTCGGGACGGCTGTGGCTTTGACCTGGTACGCACCGGTTTGAAAGATCGGCATCGAAGCCTCCTCTTCGGGTCGAGCGTAACGCGAAGTGCGTGCTACCATCGGCCTCCCGTGGAGAGGTGGGTGAGTGGCTGAAACCAGCGGTTTGCTAAACCGCCGTGGGGCTTAAAACTCCACCACGGGTTCGAATCCCGTCCTCTCCGCCAGTTTGCTCAGCAGAATGGCGCGCCGCCTAGCGGCGAGTCGCGTCGCGATGGAGGCGGGATCGCCGGGTACGCGAGTGCGCCGGGCCATCCCGTCCTCCCCGCCATTTTGGTTCGCCGCGCTTCACAGATTGGCGCTTCGCGCCCCCCGACGCATCGCTATTCCGCCCGCAGCGCCGAGATCGGGGGGATCTCGACCGCGAGACGCGCGGGGATCCACGAGGCGAGCGCCGCGACGAGGGCGAGGATTCCGACGACGCCGGCGAGTGTGGCCGGGTCCCGCGGCCCGACGCCGAAGAGCAGGCTCGCCATCAACCGGGTGACGAGGAGCGCGCCGGCGATTCCGATCGCCG
It encodes the following:
- a CDS encoding antibiotic biosynthesis monooxygenase family protein, which gives rise to MPIFQTGAYQVKATAVPKVEKAIREFVEFVKANEPGSRMYLAWQQKDDPTKFIHLFIFEDEAAQARHGESEAVRRFESVYSPELVGGEVVFTDYVMIAGKREGSPEA
- a CDS encoding DUF885 domain-containing protein — translated: MHLILSLAGALLVLSVARADDLDALARDFWTWRAATQPITRDDVPRIDRPAGWTPDWSPRSIEERRRALAAFEHRWTALADPKAPIPRQVDYRLIGSALARVRWELEENPSWRRNPEFYVDQTVAAYVDAIVPPATLPTVRGREVIARLRSIPATLTAARENLDDARAPFARLAIDDLQGIGGRLRQSSKALAPRLDAASAAALPETVDRAVAALDDYREWLRTRVERLPENVAIGRAAYARFLRDVALIPHSPEEVLAMGRQEDARAVAFEEYERQRHRDLPELPIFRDQAEQIARADRDERAIREYLGSRGILTVPPDAPRYRYLPIPEWLAPLADFGEGTDFPFASRLSEESTRYIPPPSPALGYFALSMAREPRADMVHEGLPGHAFQLWLSRSHPDPVRRFWYDSGVNEGIGFYAEEMMLEMGLFDDSPKSREMIANYMRLRALRVEVDVRLALGSFTIDEAADYLRTRVPVDAATARSEAASFAATPGFAIGYQIGKLDILRLLADARRAQGERFNLRSFHDFVWRNGNVPLALQRWELLGDRSNVEALGGPPAAR